One genomic segment of Desulfurispora thermophila DSM 16022 includes these proteins:
- the yihA gene encoding ribosome biogenesis GTP-binding protein YihA/YsxC, with amino-acid sequence MRILSAEFTKSAMTLKQCPDTPFPEVAVSGRSNVGKSSLINKLVRRQGLAKSSKTPGRTRALNFFLINKNFFLVDLPGYGFAAVSEEMKQQWGTMIEEYLLKRSQLRGVLLLLDIRHAPGQHDRQLWEWLGYYRVPAVLVATKADKLSNNQRLKQLAVIKNALNLPDEQPLIPFSARTGEGLPQLWRQIELLLKTPARGE; translated from the coding sequence ATGAGAATCCTGAGTGCCGAGTTTACCAAAAGTGCAATGACACTAAAGCAGTGCCCGGATACTCCCTTCCCGGAGGTGGCCGTATCCGGGCGCTCCAATGTGGGCAAGTCGTCCCTGATCAACAAACTGGTCCGGCGGCAGGGGCTGGCCAAGTCCAGCAAGACCCCCGGCCGGACCAGGGCGCTGAATTTTTTCTTGATCAACAAGAACTTTTTTCTGGTGGATTTGCCGGGTTACGGCTTTGCTGCGGTGTCGGAGGAAATGAAGCAGCAGTGGGGCACCATGATTGAGGAATACCTGCTCAAACGCTCCCAGTTGCGGGGTGTGTTGCTGCTGCTGGACATCCGCCACGCGCCCGGCCAGCATGACCGGCAGCTGTGGGAATGGCTGGGTTACTACCGGGTGCCCGCCGTGCTGGTGGCCACCAAAGCGGACAAGCTGTCCAACAACCAGAGATTAAAGCAATTGGCTGTAATTAAAAACGCCTTAAACCTGCCGGATGAACAGCCCCTGATCCCATTTTCCGCCCGCACTGGGGAGGGGCTGCCCCAGCTGTGGCGCCAGATCGAACTGCTGTTGAAAACGCCGGCCAGGGGAGAGTAG
- a CDS encoding HEAT repeat domain-containing protein, producing the protein MDDIFERINRYAADGDLKTIFELLVKTQEPAVREAAFVQAVRLGAPEVVENFISLLSSPEAHLRNLAVEALQELGVMYMDRLEQLLHNSDPDLKILCFNILAGIRSEAAVGLVRRFLERLISSGEVENQNVLAAALECLGVLGGPEDVDLLDRVAGTIAKFGDYPYLRYVLELVRKSL; encoded by the coding sequence ATGGATGATATCTTTGAGAGGATCAACAGATATGCTGCTGATGGCGATCTAAAAACAATCTTTGAGTTGCTGGTCAAGACGCAGGAGCCGGCAGTAAGAGAGGCGGCCTTTGTGCAGGCCGTCCGGTTGGGCGCACCCGAGGTAGTGGAGAATTTTATTTCACTCCTTTCTTCTCCCGAAGCCCATCTGCGCAACCTGGCGGTGGAGGCGCTGCAGGAATTGGGTGTCATGTACATGGATCGTCTGGAACAATTGCTCCACAACTCCGACCCGGATTTAAAAATACTCTGTTTCAACATACTTGCCGGGATCAGAAGCGAAGCGGCGGTGGGGCTGGTGCGTCGCTTTTTAGAGCGGCTGATCTCAAGTGGGGAAGTAGAAAATCAGAACGTTCTGGCTGCGGCCCTGGAATGCCTTGGGGTGCTGGGTGGGCCTGAGGATGTGGATCTGCTGGACAGGGTGGCCGGGACAATTGCCAAATTTGGCGATTACCCTTATCTCCGCTACGTACTTGAATTGGTGAGGAAAAGCCTATGA
- a CDS encoding CheR family methyltransferase, with amino-acid sequence MSGAILNAADFTRLAEFIYQKTGIRFGADKNYYVTKRVEKRMQELGFKSFSLYFNHLRFHSAKRELEFLVNSLTVNETYFFREYMQLKCFAEEVIPLLAQNLRGSKLKVWSAGCSTGEEPYTLAIILLEMLGDTGMHFEVHGTDINTEALKSAERAYYGARAVKDVPVDYLQKYFRFDGNGYWVRPDVKKRVCLYRLNLMDREAMERMSGFHAVFCRNVLIYFDDHSRREVALGFYRSLEPGGFIFLGHSESMSRITPIFKLRRFKEAIIYQK; translated from the coding sequence ATGAGTGGTGCAATCCTGAATGCAGCCGATTTTACCCGCCTCGCCGAATTTATTTACCAGAAAACCGGGATCAGATTTGGGGCCGACAAAAATTATTATGTTACCAAACGCGTGGAAAAACGTATGCAGGAACTGGGCTTTAAAAGTTTCAGCCTTTATTTCAACCACCTGCGGTTTCATTCCGCGAAAAGAGAACTTGAATTTTTGGTCAATTCTTTGACCGTCAACGAGACGTATTTTTTCCGCGAGTATATGCAGTTGAAGTGCTTTGCCGAGGAAGTAATCCCGCTTTTGGCTCAGAACCTCCGGGGCAGCAAGCTGAAAGTCTGGTCCGCCGGCTGCTCCACCGGAGAGGAGCCCTACACGCTGGCCATTATATTACTGGAGATGCTTGGTGATACAGGAATGCACTTTGAGGTGCACGGCACCGATATCAATACGGAAGCGCTCAAATCGGCCGAAAGGGCGTATTACGGTGCTAGGGCGGTAAAGGATGTACCGGTGGACTATTTGCAAAAATATTTTCGTTTCGACGGAAACGGTTACTGGGTTAGGCCGGATGTAAAAAAACGCGTCTGTCTGTACCGGCTGAATTTGATGGATAGGGAAGCCATGGAGCGGATGAGCGGGTTCCATGCTGTTTTTTGCCGTAACGTTTTGATATATTTCGATGATCATTCCAGACGGGAGGTGGCCCTGGGTTTTTACCGCTCTCTGGAGCCCGGCGGGTTCATTTTTCTAGGCCATTCCGAATCCATGAGCAGGATAACACCAATTTTCAAGTTGCGCAGATTCAAAGAAGCCATTATATATCAAAAGTGA
- the lonB gene encoding ATP-dependent protease LonB: protein MHDAGIGLSSLLTFVQVFFGVIIGMFFFNLLRSQQSNKQSAVRENSREAEKIKKLRQISLTEPLAEKTRPKLFSEIVGQEDGIKALKAALCGPNPQHVIIYGPPGVGKTAAARLVLEYARQNPLSPFKQEARFVEIDATTARFDERGIADPLIGSVHDPIYQGAGPLGMAGVPQPKPGAVTRAHGGILFIDEIGELHHIQLNKLLKVMEDRRVMLESAYYNPDDPNIPAYIHDIFQNGLPADFRLVGATTRQPEEIPLAIRTRCLEVFFRALTPDEIELIAANAARRVGMPLETGARALISRYAVSGREAVNMVQLAAGMVITEGRSTITQADVEWVISSGQYTPRLEKKVSLKPQVGVVNGLAVVGPGQGVLLEIEATATPAGAGAGRLVVTGVVEEEELAGRGRRARRKSSARSAVENVLTVLDSLTSLRPYDYHLHVNFPGGIPVDGPSAGIAVAAAVYSAIKRVPVDNLVAMTGELSIKGNVLPVGGVVAKVAAARQAGVKKVLIPSLNYQEQFQKWTDIQVVCVYTWQDVLYTLGWADNVPAVALGSNLPVCLT, encoded by the coding sequence GTGCACGATGCCGGTATTGGTCTCAGCAGCCTGCTTACTTTTGTGCAGGTTTTTTTCGGAGTAATCATTGGCATGTTTTTTTTCAATCTGTTGCGCTCACAGCAGAGCAACAAACAGTCCGCTGTGCGGGAAAACAGCCGGGAGGCGGAGAAGATTAAAAAACTGCGCCAGATCAGCCTGACTGAACCGCTGGCGGAGAAGACCCGGCCCAAATTATTCAGTGAGATTGTTGGTCAGGAAGATGGCATTAAAGCTCTCAAGGCGGCACTGTGCGGCCCCAACCCGCAGCATGTGATTATTTACGGGCCGCCCGGGGTGGGCAAGACGGCGGCCGCCCGCCTGGTGCTGGAGTATGCCCGCCAGAACCCGCTTTCCCCCTTTAAGCAGGAGGCCCGGTTTGTGGAGATTGATGCCACCACCGCCCGTTTTGACGAGCGGGGTATTGCCGACCCGTTGATTGGATCGGTGCACGATCCCATTTACCAGGGGGCCGGTCCGCTGGGGATGGCCGGGGTGCCTCAGCCCAAGCCGGGTGCAGTAACCCGGGCCCATGGCGGTATTTTGTTCATTGATGAAATAGGAGAACTGCATCATATACAGCTGAACAAGTTGCTCAAGGTGATGGAGGACCGGCGGGTGATGCTGGAGAGCGCCTATTACAATCCCGATGATCCCAATATTCCCGCTTATATTCATGACATTTTTCAAAACGGCCTGCCGGCTGATTTCCGGCTGGTGGGAGCGACCACGCGGCAACCCGAGGAAATCCCCCTGGCCATTCGTACCCGTTGTTTAGAGGTGTTTTTCCGCGCCCTGACACCGGACGAAATTGAGCTCATCGCGGCCAATGCCGCGCGGCGGGTGGGCATGCCGCTGGAAACCGGTGCCAGAGCATTGATCTCCCGTTATGCTGTCAGTGGCCGGGAAGCGGTAAACATGGTTCAGTTGGCGGCGGGTATGGTAATAACGGAAGGGAGAAGCACCATCACCCAGGCCGATGTGGAATGGGTGATCAGCAGTGGTCAATACACACCCCGGTTGGAGAAGAAAGTTTCCCTAAAGCCCCAGGTGGGAGTGGTGAACGGGCTGGCTGTAGTCGGGCCGGGGCAGGGTGTGCTGTTGGAAATTGAAGCGACCGCAACGCCGGCCGGTGCAGGTGCGGGCAGGCTGGTGGTCACCGGTGTGGTGGAAGAGGAAGAACTGGCCGGACGGGGGCGGCGGGCCCGGCGCAAGAGCAGTGCCCGCAGCGCGGTGGAAAATGTGCTGACAGTGCTGGATTCCCTGACCAGCCTGCGCCCCTACGACTATCACCTGCATGTCAATTTTCCCGGTGGCATTCCCGTGGATGGGCCATCGGCCGGAATCGCCGTCGCCGCGGCAGTGTACTCCGCCATTAAAAGAGTGCCTGTTGATAACCTTGTAGCCATGACGGGTGAGCTTTCCATCAAGGGCAATGTGTTACCGGTGGGCGGGGTGGTGGCCAAGGTGGCTGCTGCCCGCCAGGCGGGTGTGAAAAAGGTGCTCATCCCGTCCTTGAACTACCAGGAGCAATTTCAAAAGTGGACCGATATCCAGGTGGTTTGTGTGTACACCTGGCAGGACGTGCTCTACACCTTGGGCTGGGCAGATAATGTGCCAGCGGTAGCTTTGGGCAGCAACTTGCCCGTATGTCTGACATAA
- the lon gene encoding endopeptidase La: MNGQMLELPLLPLRGILVFPYMIVHLDVGRHKSVQAIEEAMSGDKAIFLATQKDVHTEEPGEEDIYQIGILAEVKQLLKLPGGTIRILVEGIARARIVRYVSQDPYFLVQVEQLNEESRKTPEIEALMRNLIYSFEQYVKLSKKIPPETMVAVANLQDPGRLADIVASHLPLRLEEKQTVLEALDVARRLEKLCALVSKELEIVELERKISIRVRKQMEKTQKEYYLREQIKAIQNELGEKDERLAEGEEYRRKIAQAKLPKDVEEKALKEVERLEKMSPMAAEVTVVRNYLDWLVALPWSKSTRDRLDLNQAERILEEDHYGLKEPKERILEYLAIRKLAKKLKGPIICLVGPPGVGKTSLGRSIARALDRKFVRISLGGVRDEAEIRGHRRTYVGALPGRIIQGMKNAGTKNPVFLLDEIDKMSSDFRGDPASALLEVLDPEQNNAFSDHYIEVPFDLSNVMFITTANVKYNIPRPLLDRMELIEIPGYTEEEKLQIALRHLVPKQVKEHGLSQEVFAVSENALRRIIREYTRESGVRNLERKIAALCRKAARQIVTGKAEKVKITAQNMESYLGMPRYRYGVAEQEDQVGVATGLAWTEVGGDTLAVEVTLYQGSGKLTLTGKLGEVMRESAQAAYSYVRSRAAELNISQEMFEKYDVHIHLPEGAIPKDGPSAGITLACALASALTGRKLRCDVAMTGEITLRGRVLAVGGIKEKVLAAHRAGIKTVLLPKDNNKDLEEIPANVKRQLEFITVAHMDEVLDIALLPAEADDDAATVGNLPELLPPEVAGYQPVITPGGGTQIHS, encoded by the coding sequence ATGAACGGGCAAATGTTGGAGCTACCTTTGCTACCCCTGCGCGGCATACTGGTTTTCCCTTATATGATTGTTCACCTAGACGTAGGTCGCCATAAATCGGTCCAGGCCATTGAGGAAGCCATGTCCGGAGATAAGGCCATTTTTCTGGCCACCCAGAAAGATGTGCATACTGAAGAGCCCGGCGAAGAAGATATCTACCAGATTGGTATTCTGGCCGAAGTCAAACAGCTGCTCAAATTGCCTGGAGGTACCATTCGCATCCTGGTGGAGGGCATTGCCCGGGCGAGGATTGTGCGCTATGTCTCCCAGGATCCATATTTCCTGGTGCAGGTTGAGCAGTTGAATGAAGAAAGCCGCAAGACGCCCGAGATTGAGGCGCTGATGCGCAATCTGATCTACAGCTTTGAACAGTATGTCAAGCTGTCCAAAAAGATTCCGCCGGAAACCATGGTGGCGGTGGCCAATCTGCAGGATCCGGGTCGTCTGGCCGATATTGTGGCCTCGCACCTGCCCCTGCGTCTGGAAGAAAAGCAAACCGTGCTGGAAGCGCTGGACGTGGCCAGGCGGTTGGAAAAATTGTGCGCCTTGGTGAGCAAAGAACTGGAAATTGTGGAACTGGAGCGCAAGATCAGTATCCGCGTGCGCAAGCAAATGGAAAAGACTCAGAAGGAGTACTATCTGCGGGAACAGATCAAAGCCATTCAGAATGAGCTGGGGGAAAAGGATGAGCGTTTGGCCGAGGGGGAAGAGTACCGGCGCAAAATTGCCCAGGCCAAACTGCCCAAAGATGTAGAGGAGAAGGCGCTCAAGGAAGTGGAGCGCCTGGAGAAAATGTCGCCCATGGCCGCCGAGGTCACAGTGGTGCGCAACTACCTGGACTGGCTGGTGGCTTTGCCCTGGAGCAAGAGCACCCGTGACCGGTTGGACTTGAACCAGGCGGAGAGAATCCTGGAAGAAGATCATTACGGTTTGAAAGAACCCAAGGAAAGAATTCTGGAATACCTGGCCATACGCAAACTGGCCAAAAAGCTCAAAGGGCCGATCATTTGCCTGGTGGGACCGCCCGGTGTGGGCAAGACCTCGCTGGGCCGCTCCATTGCCCGGGCTCTGGATCGCAAATTTGTGCGCATCTCCCTGGGCGGTGTGCGGGATGAGGCCGAAATTCGTGGTCATCGTCGCACCTATGTGGGGGCCCTGCCCGGCCGGATCATCCAGGGCATGAAGAACGCGGGCACCAAAAACCCGGTATTTTTGCTGGACGAAATAGACAAGATGAGCAGCGATTTCCGCGGTGACCCGGCTTCGGCTCTGTTGGAAGTGCTGGATCCGGAACAGAACAATGCTTTCAGCGACCACTACATTGAGGTGCCCTTTGACCTTTCCAACGTTATGTTCATTACCACGGCCAATGTCAAGTACAACATTCCGCGTCCGCTTTTGGACCGGATGGAATTGATTGAAATACCCGGTTACACCGAAGAGGAAAAACTGCAGATCGCCCTGCGTCACCTGGTGCCCAAACAGGTCAAAGAGCACGGGCTCTCCCAGGAGGTCTTTGCGGTTTCGGAAAATGCCCTGCGGCGCATTATCCGCGAATACACGCGGGAAAGCGGTGTGCGCAATCTGGAGCGGAAAATTGCCGCCCTCTGCCGCAAGGCAGCCCGGCAGATTGTCACCGGCAAGGCTGAAAAGGTGAAGATCACCGCTCAGAATATGGAGAGCTATCTGGGCATGCCCCGTTACCGCTACGGTGTGGCTGAACAGGAGGACCAGGTGGGTGTGGCTACCGGTCTGGCCTGGACCGAGGTGGGAGGCGATACCCTGGCGGTGGAAGTAACGCTGTATCAGGGCAGCGGCAAGTTAACCCTGACCGGCAAGCTGGGCGAGGTTATGCGCGAGTCGGCCCAGGCGGCTTACAGTTACGTGCGCAGCCGGGCCGCCGAACTGAACATCAGCCAGGAGATGTTTGAGAAGTACGACGTGCACATTCACCTGCCGGAAGGGGCCATCCCCAAAGACGGGCCTTCGGCCGGCATCACCCTGGCCTGTGCGCTGGCTTCGGCTCTCACCGGCCGCAAATTGCGCTGCGACGTGGCTATGACCGGCGAAATAACGCTGCGCGGCCGGGTGCTGGCGGTGGGTGGCATTAAAGAAAAGGTGCTGGCCGCCCACCGGGCCGGTATTAAAACCGTGCTTTTGCCCAAAGATAATAATAAAGACCTGGAAGAAATCCCGGCCAATGTGAAACGCCAGCTGGAGTTCATCACCGTGGCGCACATGGACGAGGTGCTGGATATCGCCCTGCTGCCGGCCGAGGCCGACGATGATGCCGCCACGGTGGGCAACCTGCCCGAGCTGTTGCCGCCCGAGGTGGCCGGCTACCAGCCGGTGATTACTCCCGGGGGAGGAACACAGATCCATTCATGA